One window of Desulfovibrio subterraneus genomic DNA carries:
- a CDS encoding DEAD/DEAH box helicase encodes WRQNFRAFFSTDIEPEAGRHYLIYRFHPEPGRLQVSFFRARQNKSGLSTVHNEVTLEQIIENPDWCELSPKLPIVAQQIGRYNDYFGHRVEVPDGLLTWFLWTVRREYYLFWKDTDSPCRVEIGTMDLKLKPQLTEEGLTFDVMIRSEGKPPQSIVDSEVTFHGQIPLWVCWNKGFYPVYTSLNSSLVQDLALQPPVIEKEDIPEFLDRVWTQLPATDLFGQEEFLKHMEPIFIPATYNPKLFLDEEGSLLTLEIQNLYETVHGEFLLPGPNPSFMTGSYSFEGSTYLIRRMQEEEANLTDLLLSMNFQPRNNRVWFLEPEEAITFLLDAYPKLVEQYRVYGEKALSKYKVRLTTPAITATVESNEDEKWFSLEIEVEYDGQRVPIDTIWKAWVQGKRYVQLKDGSYTSLPESWLEKIAHKLRAMGLDAEKPPKDRFEQFEAPALDNILEDLPDVHTDPFWNSLREKIHSFQEIKQLSAPNGLHATLRNYQAQGLSYLSFLREYGFGGILADEMGLGKTIQTLSFIQHMVETGSDGPNLIVVPTSVLPNWDREAEKFVPGLKRLIIYGTRRENMFKQIEESHLVITTYALLRRDLEELQNYEFNSIILDEAQNIKNPNTITARSVRKIQAKQRLCLSGTPIENNLFELWSLFEFLMPGFLGSQHSFQRGIIKPIKDGDADTLDYLRNRVKPFILRRTKSEVAKDLPPKIENIQYCALADEQAELYAALATKLRQQVLNDVDEKGMAKSQMSILDALLKLRQICCHPRLLKLEMPGFSTNLPSGKFDAFKDMITEVVEEGHKVLVFSQFVSMLHIIRSWLQISEMPFAYLDGTSKDRFDQVDRFNNNKDIPIFLISLKAGGTGLNLTSADYVIHYDPWWNPAVEDQATDRAHRIGQTSQVFSYKMICSNTVEEKILKLQEMKKGVADAIIPGQDSWKSLTRSDLEMLFEV; translated from the coding sequence TGGCGACAGAACTTCCGCGCATTTTTCTCTACCGACATAGAGCCCGAGGCAGGCCGTCATTACCTGATATACCGTTTCCATCCCGAACCGGGCCGCCTGCAGGTATCCTTTTTCCGTGCGCGTCAGAACAAATCGGGCCTTTCCACCGTACACAACGAAGTGACGCTGGAACAGATCATCGAGAATCCCGACTGGTGTGAACTGTCGCCCAAACTGCCTATCGTTGCACAGCAGATCGGACGCTACAACGACTATTTCGGCCACCGTGTGGAGGTTCCGGACGGACTGCTCACGTGGTTCCTGTGGACCGTGCGCCGTGAATACTATCTTTTCTGGAAGGATACCGACTCTCCCTGCCGTGTTGAAATCGGCACAATGGATCTCAAGCTCAAGCCTCAGCTCACTGAAGAAGGCCTGACCTTCGACGTGATGATCCGCAGCGAGGGCAAACCTCCCCAGTCCATCGTGGACAGCGAAGTGACCTTCCACGGGCAGATTCCCCTATGGGTATGCTGGAACAAGGGATTTTACCCCGTTTATACCAGCCTGAACTCCTCACTGGTTCAGGATCTGGCCCTGCAGCCTCCCGTGATCGAGAAGGAAGACATTCCCGAATTCCTTGACCGCGTCTGGACGCAGCTGCCCGCCACGGACCTGTTCGGACAGGAAGAGTTCCTCAAGCACATGGAACCCATTTTCATTCCTGCCACGTACAATCCCAAACTGTTCCTCGACGAAGAAGGTTCTCTGCTCACGCTCGAGATTCAGAACCTCTATGAGACCGTGCACGGTGAATTCCTGCTGCCCGGCCCCAACCCCAGCTTCATGACCGGCAGCTACTCTTTTGAAGGCAGCACCTATCTTATCCGCCGCATGCAGGAAGAAGAAGCGAACCTGACCGATCTGCTGCTCTCCATGAATTTTCAGCCCAGAAACAACAGGGTGTGGTTCCTTGAACCGGAAGAAGCCATCACCTTCCTTCTGGATGCCTACCCCAAGCTGGTCGAGCAGTATCGCGTCTATGGCGAGAAGGCCCTGTCCAAGTACAAAGTGCGTCTTACCACGCCCGCCATTACCGCCACGGTGGAATCCAACGAGGATGAAAAGTGGTTCTCGCTGGAAATCGAGGTGGAATACGACGGGCAGCGAGTGCCTATCGACACCATCTGGAAGGCATGGGTGCAGGGCAAGCGCTATGTGCAGCTCAAGGACGGCTCTTACACCAGCCTGCCTGAATCGTGGCTGGAAAAAATCGCCCACAAGCTGCGCGCCATGGGCCTTGACGCAGAAAAACCCCCGAAGGACCGCTTCGAACAGTTCGAAGCCCCTGCGCTGGACAATATTCTGGAAGACCTGCCCGACGTGCACACGGACCCGTTCTGGAACAGTCTGCGCGAGAAAATCCATTCCTTCCAGGAAATCAAGCAGCTCAGTGCGCCCAACGGGCTGCATGCCACCCTGCGCAATTATCAGGCGCAGGGCCTGAGCTACCTCAGTTTCCTGCGCGAATACGGGTTCGGCGGCATTCTTGCTGACGAAATGGGTCTTGGTAAAACCATCCAGACCCTTTCATTCATCCAGCACATGGTGGAAACCGGGTCCGACGGTCCCAACCTCATCGTCGTGCCCACGTCCGTTCTGCCCAACTGGGATCGTGAAGCGGAAAAGTTTGTTCCCGGCCTGAAACGCCTGATCATCTACGGCACCCGCCGCGAAAACATGTTCAAGCAAATCGAAGAATCGCATCTCGTCATCACGACGTATGCTCTGCTCCGACGCGACCTTGAAGAACTGCAGAACTACGAATTCAACTCCATCATTCTTGACGAAGCCCAGAATATCAAGAACCCGAACACCATTACGGCGCGTTCCGTGCGCAAGATTCAGGCTAAACAGCGCCTGTGCCTTTCCGGTACGCCCATCGAAAACAACCTGTTCGAGCTCTGGTCGCTGTTCGAATTCCTCATGCCCGGCTTCCTCGGTTCGCAGCATTCCTTCCAGCGCGGCATTATCAAACCCATCAAGGATGGCGATGCCGATACGCTCGACTACCTGCGCAACCGCGTCAAACCGTTCATTCTGCGCCGTACCAAGTCTGAAGTGGCAAAAGACCTGCCACCCAAGATCGAGAACATCCAGTACTGCGCCCTCGCCGACGAACAGGCGGAGCTGTATGCCGCACTGGCAACCAAGCTGCGCCAGCAGGTGCTGAACGACGTGGACGAAAAGGGCATGGCCAAGAGCCAGATGTCCATTCTGGACGCCCTGCTCAAGCTGCGTCAGATCTGCTGCCACCCGCGCCTGCTCAAGCTGGAGATGCCCGGATTCTCCACGAACCTGCCCTCCGGCAAGTTCGACGCCTTCAAGGACATGATCACGGAAGTGGTGGAAGAAGGCCACAAGGTGCTCGTGTTCTCGCAGTTCGTGTCCATGCTGCACATCATCCGCTCATGGCTGCAGATCTCGGAGATGCCCTTCGCCTATCTTGACGGTACCTCGAAAGACCGGTTCGATCAGGTGGACAGGTTCAACAACAACAAGGACATTCCCATCTTCCTTATCTCCCTCAAGGCAGGCGGAACGGGTCTGAACCTGACCAGTGCCGACTACGTCATCCACTACGACCCGTGGTGGAACCCCGCTGTGGAAGACCAGGCAACCGACCGCGCGCACCGCATAGGCCAGACCTCGCAGGTGTTCTCGTACAAGATGATCTGCTCCAACACCGTGGAAGAAAAGATCCTCAAGCTGCAGGAAATGAAAAAGGGCGTTGCAGATGCCATTATCCCCGGACAGGATTCATGGAAATCGCTCACCCGTTCTGACCTTGAAATGCTCTTTGAAGTGTAA
- a CDS encoding 4Fe-4S dicluster domain-containing protein, which translates to MMLEGTRTLHIDYSKCIGCETCEAVCKFLYDTPRITMTRTTEGIMIPLYCKHCEKAACMNVCSRGALNRDRDGAVVLQPMLCRGCETRNCVMACPYAAFFATCSGVAVAKCDLCASRRAIGLGPACVDMCPCGAILYVDRDEIAKLETTESQKAHQRVMDHIRPPRCGKE; encoded by the coding sequence ATGATGCTTGAGGGTACCAGAACTCTTCACATAGATTATTCAAAGTGCATTGGCTGCGAAACCTGCGAAGCCGTGTGCAAGTTCCTGTATGATACGCCGCGTATCACCATGACACGCACGACGGAGGGGATAATGATTCCCCTGTATTGCAAGCATTGCGAAAAGGCAGCCTGCATGAACGTGTGCAGCAGGGGAGCGCTCAACCGCGACCGTGACGGCGCAGTGGTGCTGCAGCCCATGCTGTGCCGCGGCTGCGAGACCCGCAACTGCGTCATGGCCTGCCCCTATGCGGCTTTTTTTGCCACCTGCAGCGGCGTTGCCGTTGCCAAGTGCGACTTGTGCGCCTCGCGCCGCGCCATCGGCCTTGGTCCTGCCTGTGTGGATATGTGCCCCTGCGGCGCCATTCTCTATGTAGACCGAGACGAGATTGCCAAGCTGGAAACGACGGAATCGCAAAAGGCGCACCAGCGGGTTATGGATCATATCCGCCCGCCACGCTGCGGCAAGGAATGA